The proteins below come from a single Eubacterium limosum genomic window:
- a CDS encoding trimethylamine methyltransferase family protein has protein sequence MKAYEQYISKASVEKIHENTLRILSEIGVNFENERALDVFRKHGARVEGETVFIDEKMLDAALKTAPEKFMLYSNSYKNMEIGGGSMMKIALASNIYIQDGEKIRKTTNEDNINQFKMGIMSPVIDSAVLNQFPDTKQFTDEEKIFGVYAMDLKYSGKSHINANEMTLGLGPGAVYDLTRKGIQLIKEFEGIRDRYVCYRSLNVLSPLTYDSAPIEKIFAACDENQPLILSPCAMPVLTGPPSVAGILSMNNAEILAGLVLIQLIRPGTGFVYGNTSGSSDLKTLQLTIGTPETALIAYGTAALADRYGLPFRTGGSLSDAKDLDGQAGAETMMLLKATIDVQPDVIYHTIGTMGTFNVLSLEKFIMDEEIIGMLERERSGIDCSEEKLCFDAIRKVGPRGTFLKGRTPKMYREEFYKASLFNKEDPNQWQNAGGISIKEKAGNEVQKRLEAYETPDRTKDQCRLLDAFIPKAYREGI, from the coding sequence ATGAAAGCCTATGAACAGTATATTTCAAAAGCGTCCGTTGAAAAAATACATGAAAATACGTTGAGAATACTATCAGAAATCGGTGTTAATTTTGAAAATGAGCGCGCGCTGGATGTATTTAGAAAGCACGGTGCAAGAGTAGAGGGCGAGACTGTTTTTATTGATGAGAAAATGCTGGATGCCGCTTTAAAAACAGCGCCTGAAAAATTTATGCTTTATTCCAATTCCTATAAAAATATGGAAATTGGCGGAGGCAGCATGATGAAAATCGCCCTTGCTTCCAACATCTACATTCAGGATGGGGAAAAAATCCGAAAAACAACGAATGAAGACAATATTAATCAGTTTAAAATGGGAATCATGAGCCCTGTCATCGACTCCGCCGTACTGAACCAGTTTCCGGATACAAAGCAATTTACAGATGAGGAAAAAATATTTGGCGTTTACGCCATGGACTTAAAATATTCGGGGAAAAGCCATATAAATGCCAATGAAATGACCCTGGGCCTGGGTCCCGGAGCTGTTTATGATTTGACGCGGAAAGGTATCCAGCTGATTAAGGAATTTGAAGGGATCCGGGACCGGTATGTATGCTATCGAAGCCTGAACGTGCTGTCGCCTTTGACCTATGACAGCGCGCCAATCGAAAAGATTTTTGCGGCCTGCGACGAGAACCAGCCATTGATTTTATCACCTTGCGCAATGCCAGTGCTGACAGGACCGCCCTCGGTGGCGGGCATCCTCTCAATGAACAATGCGGAAATACTGGCAGGGCTGGTACTCATACAGCTGATACGGCCAGGAACGGGCTTTGTCTATGGGAATACATCGGGATCTTCAGACTTAAAAACACTTCAGCTGACCATCGGCACACCCGAAACAGCGTTAATCGCCTACGGAACTGCCGCGCTGGCGGATCGCTATGGTCTGCCCTTCAGAACAGGCGGCTCCTTATCAGACGCCAAGGATTTAGACGGACAGGCTGGCGCTGAAACGATGATGCTCCTAAAGGCAACGATTGATGTTCAGCCGGATGTAATCTACCATACCATCGGGACAATGGGCACCTTTAATGTATTGAGCCTTGAAAAATTTATTATGGATGAGGAAATTATTGGCATGCTTGAGCGTGAGCGAAGCGGGATTGACTGCTCGGAAGAGAAATTATGCTTTGACGCCATCCGGAAGGTTGGGCCACGGGGAACGTTTTTAAAGGGCAGAACACCGAAGATGTACAGAGAAGAGTTCTATAAAGCGTCTTTGTTCAATAAAGAGGACCCAAATCAGTGGCAGAACGCAGGGGGAATCAGCATTAAAGAGAAAGCCGGGAACGAGGTTCAAAAGCGTCTGGAGGCCTATGAGACGCCAGACCGGACAAAAGACCAATGCAGATTATTGGACGCGTTTATCCCGAAAGCTTACAGAGAAGGGATCTAG
- a CDS encoding MFS transporter produces MKKFDFKRAIQFICLCGASIIYYVPYMKASFYDALIQAFNVTNVELGIMTSAYTTMTIATYFLGGLVADKFSARKLLAFSYVASGLLCVGFGTIPDYRVAVVLFAILGVTTTLTFWSALIKAIRIFARPGEEGKAQGDVEGTRSILAAVLGTIAIFIFSQFSNIVTGMQVVIFIFGGACILIGILIWIFFERDEPDKDQNLGIGKILLTCLKNPNVWLMSFIVFGAFISCTTTPYMTPYGTQMFGLSITLGAILGMFRDYMQPIGALISGNVSNKTGISKLLIIVTALLAVINIFIAIIPQQASLVILVFIGTALGYIILGAARGIYFATLPEADIPMYMSGTVIGIISTIGFLPDSFMPIIIGNWLDTYPPELAYRFIFIAAAAGAVFACIISIIFHKRNKETIAKLAVIQKEGKIADKKNTEASV; encoded by the coding sequence ATGAAAAAATTTGATTTTAAACGAGCGATTCAATTTATTTGCCTGTGTGGCGCAAGCATTATCTATTATGTGCCTTATATGAAAGCAAGCTTTTATGACGCGTTAATCCAGGCGTTCAATGTCACAAACGTGGAGCTTGGAATTATGACAAGCGCTTACACAACCATGACAATTGCCACATATTTTTTAGGAGGATTGGTAGCGGATAAGTTTTCAGCAAGAAAGCTGCTGGCTTTTTCATATGTGGCTTCAGGGCTGTTGTGCGTTGGGTTTGGCACAATTCCCGATTATCGTGTCGCGGTAGTGCTTTTTGCTATTTTAGGGGTTACCACCACCTTAACCTTCTGGTCGGCTTTGATCAAAGCGATCCGTATTTTTGCCAGACCAGGTGAAGAGGGGAAAGCCCAGGGAGATGTTGAGGGGACCAGAAGTATTCTGGCAGCAGTTCTTGGGACAATTGCCATTTTTATTTTCAGCCAGTTTTCCAATATTGTAACAGGTATGCAGGTGGTTATTTTCATCTTTGGCGGCGCCTGTATATTAATCGGAATTCTCATTTGGATTTTCTTTGAAAGAGATGAACCAGATAAGGACCAAAATCTCGGCATTGGGAAGATTCTTTTAACCTGTCTGAAAAACCCAAACGTCTGGCTGATGTCCTTTATTGTTTTTGGCGCGTTTATTTCCTGCACGACAACGCCTTACATGACACCATACGGGACGCAGATGTTTGGCCTGTCTATAACTCTGGGAGCGATTCTGGGCATGTTCAGGGATTATATGCAGCCCATCGGAGCCCTGATTTCAGGAAATGTCAGCAATAAAACCGGGATTTCAAAATTGTTGATTATTGTAACCGCGCTGCTGGCAGTCATCAATATTTTTATCGCGATTATTCCACAGCAGGCCTCTCTTGTGATTCTGGTATTTATCGGAACAGCGCTGGGATATATTATCCTTGGGGCAGCCAGAGGTATTTATTTTGCAACCCTGCCAGAAGCGGATATTCCAATGTATATGTCGGGTACCGTCATTGGGATTATCTCGACCATTGGGTTTTTACCTGATAGCTTTATGCCGATCATCATCGGTAACTGGCTGGATACCTATCCGCCGGAGCTGGCATACCGCTTTATTTTTATAGCGGCAGCGGCAGGCGCCGTATTTGCATGTATTATCTCCATTATTTTTCATAAACGAAATAAGGAGACCATCGCAAAGCTGGCAGTGATTCAAAAAGAAGGGAAAATTGCGGATAAAAAAAACACAGAAGCATCTGTGTGA
- a CDS encoding DUF362 domain-containing protein produces the protein MNEKAKVYFTNFRANPKMNLLQKLKKLIIEAGMTEIDFENKFTAIKIHFGEPGNIAYLRPNFSRVVVELIKEQGGKPFLTDCNTLYVGRRKDALEHLDAAYENGYNPFTTGCQLIIADGLKGTDEVEVPVNGEYIKEAKIGRAVMDADIFITLSHFKGHENTGFGGALKNIGMGCGSRRGKMEMHNAGKPHVIEKKCRDCKVCKDICAMNAISYPEKAVIDHDKCVGCGRCIGICPFDAIATPNDESFDVLNKKMAEYSLAVVKGRPNFHISLVMDVSPFCDCHAENDLPIIQDVGMFASYDPVALDMACADACNKAPIIPGSYLADQIHKNHVHDPEDHDRFTCTHPETDWRVCLEHAEKIGLGTRQYELIEVK, from the coding sequence ATGAACGAAAAAGCAAAGGTCTACTTTACGAATTTCAGGGCAAATCCCAAAATGAATCTCCTGCAAAAGCTTAAGAAGCTGATCATTGAGGCAGGAATGACCGAAATTGATTTTGAAAATAAATTTACAGCCATTAAAATCCATTTTGGAGAGCCTGGAAATATCGCCTATCTCCGGCCAAATTTTTCCAGGGTTGTGGTGGAGCTGATTAAAGAGCAGGGCGGCAAGCCCTTTCTGACAGACTGCAACACCCTGTATGTAGGGCGCCGGAAGGACGCCCTGGAGCATCTCGACGCTGCCTATGAAAATGGCTATAATCCATTTACTACCGGCTGTCAGCTGATCATTGCCGATGGCCTTAAGGGAACCGATGAGGTGGAAGTGCCGGTGAATGGTGAATACATCAAAGAGGCAAAAATAGGACGCGCTGTTATGGATGCGGACATCTTCATTACACTGAGCCATTTTAAAGGCCATGAAAACACGGGCTTTGGAGGCGCTCTTAAGAACATAGGGATGGGCTGCGGCTCCAGACGCGGAAAAATGGAAATGCACAATGCCGGAAAGCCCCATGTCATTGAAAAGAAATGCCGCGACTGTAAAGTCTGTAAGGATATCTGTGCGATGAATGCCATCTCATATCCGGAAAAAGCCGTAATTGACCATGACAAATGTGTAGGATGCGGACGCTGTATCGGGATCTGCCCCTTTGATGCCATCGCTACGCCAAATGACGAAAGCTTTGACGTGCTCAACAAGAAGATGGCTGAGTACAGTCTGGCGGTTGTAAAAGGCCGTCCGAATTTTCATATCAGCCTGGTAATGGACGTTTCACCATTCTGCGACTGCCATGCCGAAAATGACCTGCCGATTATTCAGGATGTCGGCATGTTTGCTTCTTATGATCCGGTAGCTCTTGACATGGCATGCGCCGACGCTTGCAACAAAGCGCCCATCATCCCCGGCAGCTATCTGGCAGATCAGATTCATAAAAACCATGTCCATGACCCTGAAGACCACGACCGTTTTACCTGCACACACCCGGAAACGGACTGGCGCGTATGTCTGGAGCACGCAGAAAAAATCGGGCTTGGAACCAGACAATATGAATTGATTGAAGTAAAATAG
- a CDS encoding trimethylamine methyltransferase family protein: MKAYEKYIKKEEIEKIHEKSLYILKNTGIRFEHPEALDIFKRNGAVIENDTVYLDEKMVQNALATVPEGFTRFSLKGSYEVGRGSRIMRPADGAIYLSENGRIRKMHNDDIIRQFKLGETSKVVNSNDVNGFLETAHFSKEQKIFSNIAIALKYSHTAPVALMPRTFALSEQESVRETFAEGIRLVKRFEGVEEEEKYVVSYGVNTLSPLCYDHDPVERILAHCDENQPLWISPCGMALLTAPPSIAGMMAMTNAETLAGIVLTQLCRPGLPVVYGNTSAGTNLRTLQLSIGAPESALICYATAGLADLYHMPFRTGGALSDAKDFDIQAGIESEMITFATLDCGADLIAHACGIMGSFNVISFEKYLIDEEITAMCNRLISGIDCDESRFCLDEIEKTGARGTFLKGRTPKMYRQEFYLPQFLNKEDPNQWMNKGAKSVYEICREEVERRIASYQAPDITKEQNDLLTPYIPVEYREKI; the protein is encoded by the coding sequence ATGAAAGCATATGAAAAGTACATAAAGAAAGAAGAAATTGAGAAGATACATGAAAAAAGTCTGTACATATTAAAAAATACAGGAATCCGGTTTGAGCATCCGGAAGCCCTCGATATTTTCAAAAGAAACGGCGCTGTGATTGAGAATGATACGGTTTATCTGGATGAAAAAATGGTCCAAAACGCGCTAGCCACAGTGCCGGAGGGCTTTACACGGTTTTCCTTAAAAGGAAGCTACGAGGTAGGACGCGGCTCCAGAATCATGCGCCCGGCGGACGGAGCGATCTATTTATCGGAAAACGGCCGTATTCGCAAAATGCACAATGACGATATTATCAGGCAGTTTAAATTAGGTGAGACAAGCAAGGTGGTCAACAGTAACGACGTAAACGGTTTTCTGGAAACAGCGCATTTCAGCAAAGAACAAAAGATATTTTCAAATATTGCGATCGCTTTAAAATACAGCCATACAGCGCCTGTGGCGCTTATGCCAAGAACCTTCGCCCTTTCTGAGCAGGAAAGCGTGCGGGAAACTTTCGCGGAGGGAATCCGGCTGGTCAAACGTTTTGAAGGCGTGGAGGAGGAAGAAAAATATGTGGTTTCTTACGGGGTAAATACGCTGTCGCCGCTATGCTATGATCATGACCCCGTCGAGCGCATTTTAGCGCATTGTGATGAAAACCAGCCGTTGTGGATCAGCCCCTGCGGGATGGCTCTTTTGACAGCGCCCCCGTCAATCGCGGGCATGATGGCCATGACAAATGCCGAAACCCTGGCGGGGATTGTCCTCACACAGCTTTGCCGGCCGGGCCTGCCGGTTGTCTACGGAAATACCTCGGCAGGTACAAATCTTAGGACTCTGCAGCTGAGTATCGGCGCTCCAGAGTCTGCGCTGATCTGTTATGCGACGGCAGGATTGGCAGATTTGTATCATATGCCATTCAGGACAGGGGGAGCGCTGAGCGACGCCAAGGATTTTGATATTCAGGCAGGAATCGAGTCGGAGATGATCACCTTTGCAACGCTGGACTGCGGCGCCGATCTGATCGCCCACGCCTGCGGAATTATGGGCTCGTTTAATGTTATCAGCTTTGAGAAGTATCTTATTGATGAGGAAATAACAGCCATGTGTAACCGTCTCATAAGCGGTATTGACTGTGATGAAAGCCGTTTCTGCCTTGACGAAATTGAAAAAACCGGCGCGCGGGGCACTTTTCTGAAAGGCAGGACGCCAAAGATGTACCGGCAGGAGTTCTATCTTCCTCAATTTTTGAATAAAGAAGATCCTAATCAATGGATGAACAAGGGGGCCAAAAGTGTTTATGAAATTTGCAGAGAGGAGGTTGAGCGGCGCATTGCCTCCTATCAGGCGCCCGATATTACAAAAGAACAAAATGACCTGCTTACACCTTATATTCCTGTTGAATATAGAGAAAAGATATAG
- a CDS encoding ABC transporter ATP-binding protein, whose amino-acid sequence MLELAHYLKHFKKEMILGPFFKLTEAVFELIVPLVMASIIDVGIKNGDTRYVYHMGGLIVALGAAGLCFALIAQYFAARASQGTGTLMRRDFFAHINRLSYAELDKIGTPSLITRITNDIDQLQVAVAMSIRLLLRVPFLIIGATIMAMTIDLKLSVVFLVAAPLIALTIYFVMSRAVPVYKKIQSKIDGISLITRENLDGVRVIRAFSKQESETARFAAANENLMKASLKAGRISSLLNPLTYAIVNVAILFILWFGGIRVNAGDLSQGEVIAFINYMTQILLALIVAANLVVIFTKAAASAARINAVFDTRPAITPGSARLSEVSAETDDEIKFENVSFSYNQNNEYALRNLSFSIKKGETIGIIGGTGSGKSTLVNLIPRFYDVTGGNIRVDGIRVQEYPLEQLRLKTGMVPQKAVLFTGTIRENMKWGNPRANDEEIGRALEIAQAAEIIQKMPKGLDTEIYQGGKNLSGGQKQRLTIARALVRRPEILILDDSASALDFATDAALRKAIQKETDSMTVLMVSQRVTTVKNADRIIVLDQGRMAGFGSHETLFKTCGVYREICLSQLSSQEASQ is encoded by the coding sequence ATGTTAGAACTAGCGCATTATCTTAAGCACTTTAAAAAAGAGATGATCCTCGGACCATTTTTCAAGCTGACCGAGGCGGTTTTTGAGCTGATTGTCCCGCTTGTTATGGCCAGCATTATTGATGTGGGAATAAAAAATGGTGATACCCGGTATGTTTATCATATGGGAGGGCTGATAGTGGCTCTGGGTGCGGCAGGCCTGTGCTTTGCACTGATTGCTCAATATTTTGCCGCCAGGGCCTCTCAGGGGACCGGCACACTTATGCGGCGTGATTTTTTTGCGCACATTAACCGGCTTTCCTATGCCGAGCTTGATAAAATCGGAACCCCGTCCCTCATTACCCGGATAACCAATGATATCGACCAGCTGCAGGTGGCAGTGGCCATGAGCATCCGGCTTTTACTGCGGGTACCTTTTTTAATTATCGGTGCGACGATTATGGCAATGACTATTGATCTCAAGCTGTCAGTTGTCTTTTTGGTGGCGGCGCCGCTCATTGCGCTGACCATCTATTTTGTCATGAGCCGTGCCGTGCCGGTTTACAAAAAAATTCAGTCGAAGATTGATGGGATCTCACTCATTACCCGTGAAAATCTGGACGGGGTACGGGTAATCCGGGCGTTTTCAAAGCAGGAGAGCGAGACGGCCCGTTTTGCGGCGGCAAATGAGAATCTGATGAAAGCATCGCTGAAGGCCGGGCGTATTTCGTCGCTGCTCAATCCTCTTACCTATGCCATTGTCAATGTCGCCATTCTCTTTATCCTCTGGTTTGGCGGCATCCGTGTCAACGCCGGTGATCTGAGCCAGGGAGAGGTGATTGCCTTTATCAATTATATGACGCAGATTCTGCTGGCGCTGATCGTTGCGGCCAATCTTGTGGTGATCTTTACCAAGGCAGCCGCCAGCGCGGCGAGGATTAATGCGGTTTTTGATACCAGGCCTGCAATCACCCCAGGCAGTGCGCGTTTATCCGAAGTATCCGCCGAAACGGATGATGAAATAAAATTTGAAAATGTTTCTTTTTCTTACAATCAAAATAATGAGTATGCCCTGAGAAATCTCAGCTTTTCGATTAAAAAGGGTGAGACTATCGGCATTATCGGCGGTACAGGTTCGGGGAAGAGTACACTGGTCAATCTGATTCCCCGTTTTTACGATGTAACCGGGGGAAATATTCGCGTAGATGGGATCAGGGTACAAGAATACCCTTTGGAGCAGCTGCGATTAAAAACCGGCATGGTTCCTCAAAAAGCAGTCCTTTTTACCGGAACGATCCGGGAGAATATGAAATGGGGAAATCCACGGGCAAATGATGAGGAAATCGGTCGGGCGCTGGAAATTGCCCAGGCGGCTGAAATCATTCAAAAAATGCCAAAGGGGTTAGACACTGAAATATACCAGGGCGGAAAGAACCTGTCTGGAGGCCAGAAGCAGCGCCTGACCATCGCCAGAGCACTGGTGCGCCGTCCTGAGATTCTGATTTTGGATGACAGTGCCAGCGCCCTTGACTTTGCCACAGACGCGGCCCTCAGAAAGGCCATACAGAAAGAAACCGACAGCATGACGGTGCTTATGGTGTCACAGCGGGTCACCACTGTAAAAAACGCCGACCGGATCATCGTGCTGGATCAGGGAAGAATGGCAGGATTCGGCAGCCATGAAACGCTTTTTAAGACCTGCGGTGTATACCGCGAAATCTGCCTTTCACAGCTGAGCAGTCAGGAGGCCAGCCAATGA
- a CDS encoding LysR family transcriptional regulator: MDLKQLLYFKTVVEEGTISAAAKKLNLSQPPLSQQIKQLEFELGVTLMERGARKITLNEAGRVLYEKGCTLLTLAEQTVQELRDIHDGLEGTLTLGTISSSGAIILSDALPAFHSLHPHIRFELHEGTTFQVIDFLNAGIIELGIVRTPFHSEGFETHFLESEPMVAVGTPAFFESINSDIITLQALSQKPLIYYRRFESLIEGAFESAGLPSKAVCKNDDARTSLMWANAGIGVAVIPSSASRIIASADTVCKNIDAKVLNTQVALIWRKGHTLSRIARSFLTFF, from the coding sequence ATGGATCTCAAACAGCTGCTTTATTTTAAAACAGTGGTGGAGGAGGGGACAATCTCCGCCGCGGCTAAAAAGCTAAATCTCTCTCAGCCTCCGCTCAGCCAGCAGATCAAACAGCTGGAATTCGAGCTGGGTGTCACGCTGATGGAGCGCGGCGCCAGAAAAATCACGCTGAACGAAGCAGGCAGAGTGTTGTATGAAAAGGGCTGTACCCTGCTCACACTGGCAGAACAGACCGTGCAGGAGCTCCGCGATATTCACGACGGCCTGGAGGGCACGCTCACCCTCGGCACTATCTCTTCTTCCGGCGCTATCATTTTGTCGGACGCGCTCCCGGCTTTTCATTCCCTGCACCCGCATATCCGGTTCGAGCTTCACGAAGGTACCACTTTTCAGGTTATCGATTTCTTAAATGCTGGCATCATCGAGCTCGGTATTGTCCGCACGCCCTTTCATTCAGAAGGATTTGAAACACATTTTTTAGAGTCTGAGCCCATGGTAGCAGTTGGCACTCCTGCTTTTTTTGAGAGCATCAACTCTGATATTATTACCCTCCAGGCGCTGTCCCAAAAGCCGCTGATCTATTATCGCCGCTTTGAGTCTCTGATTGAAGGCGCTTTTGAATCGGCAGGCTTGCCCTCAAAGGCGGTCTGCAAAAATGATGATGCCCGGACGTCTCTCATGTGGGCCAATGCTGGCATCGGCGTTGCGGTAATCCCCAGCTCCGCCAGCCGGATCATCGCCTCTGCCGATACTGTCTGTAAAAATATTGACGCCAAAGTTCTGAATACGCAGGTAGCCCTGATCTGGCGAAAGGGACATACCCTGAGCCGTATCGCCCGTTCTTTTTTGACCTTTTTTTAA
- a CDS encoding ABC transporter ATP-binding protein, with protein sequence MRKENKVPVIPRLWAYAKPNGIFLFLGLVCAIISIALSLWMPILIGHGVDYIVGPGQVDFSGIMRYVIILGVNIGVTVVFQYLMSLCTNQITYKTIQNIRKDAFEKFNTVPLKYIDSHSHGDLMSRFVNDIELISNGLLQGLTQLFTGVVTILGTLAFMLSINMSITVVVVLVTPLSIFVAGIIARLSYSKFKEQSVVRGDLSGFVEEMVGNQKVVTAFSHEEKAEQAFEAINQRLYRCGVRAQFYSSLTNPSTRFVNAMVYAAVGITGAVLVIGGGLSVGQLSSFLSYANQYTKPFNEVTGVLTEIQTAFASARRVFALLDERPEPSDAELPALPPAEGAVCVEHADFSYQPDTRLIKDLNITAEPGQRIALVGPTGCGKTTIINLLMRFYDVNRGSIAVDGHPVKSVTRSSLRGQYGMVLQDTWLFSGTIRENIAYGRPDATDEEILEAARKAYADSFIRQLEKGYDTQIAEGGDNLSQGQRQLLCIARVMLTKPPMLILDEATSSIDTRTEVRIQNAFNDMMKGRTSFVVAHRLSTIRSADTILVMNQGRIIERGNHETLLAQNGFYTKLYNSQFEGNE encoded by the coding sequence ATGAGAAAAGAAAATAAAGTACCGGTTATCCCAAGATTATGGGCTTATGCAAAGCCAAACGGCATTTTTCTTTTTCTGGGCCTTGTCTGCGCAATAATCAGCATCGCACTGTCCTTATGGATGCCCATCTTGATCGGCCACGGGGTCGATTATATCGTAGGGCCGGGTCAGGTGGATTTTTCAGGCATTATGCGCTATGTGATCATTCTCGGGGTTAATATCGGCGTTACCGTTGTTTTCCAGTATCTCATGAGCCTGTGCACCAACCAGATTACCTATAAAACGATTCAGAATATCCGAAAAGATGCTTTTGAGAAGTTTAATACTGTGCCGCTGAAATATATCGACAGCCATTCTCACGGCGATTTGATGAGCCGTTTTGTCAATGATATCGAGCTGATTTCAAATGGCCTGCTTCAGGGCCTGACCCAGCTTTTTACCGGAGTGGTGACGATTCTGGGTACGCTGGCGTTCATGCTGTCAATCAATATGAGCATCACGGTAGTTGTGGTGCTGGTAACGCCCTTATCCATCTTTGTGGCAGGGATCATCGCGAGGCTTTCATACAGTAAGTTTAAAGAGCAGTCTGTGGTGCGCGGTGACCTGAGCGGTTTCGTAGAAGAGATGGTTGGAAATCAGAAGGTCGTTACAGCTTTCAGCCATGAAGAAAAGGCAGAGCAGGCGTTTGAGGCCATCAACCAGCGTCTTTACCGCTGCGGCGTGCGCGCCCAGTTTTACTCCTCGCTGACCAACCCCTCCACACGATTTGTCAACGCTATGGTTTATGCCGCTGTGGGCATAACCGGGGCTGTTTTAGTCATTGGAGGAGGCCTGAGCGTCGGGCAGCTGTCAAGCTTTTTGTCTTATGCTAACCAGTACACCAAGCCCTTTAATGAGGTGACCGGCGTGCTGACAGAAATCCAGACAGCCTTTGCCTCGGCCAGGAGAGTTTTCGCCCTGCTGGATGAACGGCCTGAGCCCAGTGACGCAGAGCTGCCGGCACTGCCACCGGCAGAAGGCGCGGTGTGTGTGGAGCATGCAGACTTTTCATATCAGCCGGATACACGCCTTATTAAGGACTTGAACATCACTGCTGAGCCAGGGCAGCGGATCGCGCTGGTCGGACCGACCGGCTGCGGAAAAACCACGATTATCAACCTGCTCATGCGCTTCTATGATGTGAACCGCGGCAGTATTGCAGTGGACGGGCATCCGGTAAAAAGCGTTACCCGCAGCAGCCTCAGGGGGCAGTACGGCATGGTGCTTCAGGACACCTGGCTGTTCTCTGGAACGATCCGGGAAAATATAGCCTATGGCAGGCCGGACGCCACCGATGAGGAGATCCTTGAGGCGGCTCGAAAAGCCTATGCGGACAGCTTTATCAGGCAGCTTGAAAAGGGGTATGATACCCAGATTGCCGAAGGCGGGGACAATCTTTCCCAGGGACAGCGCCAGCTCCTCTGTATCGCCAGAGTGATGCTGACCAAACCGCCTATGCTGATCCTGGATGAAGCGACCAGCAGCATTGACACACGGACAGAGGTACGCATCCAGAACGCCTTTAATGATATGATGAAGGGGAGGACCAGCTTTGTGGTTGCCCACCGCCTGTCGACCATCCGCAGCGCCGATACGATTCTGGTTATGAACCAGGGGCGTATTATTGAGCGGGGAAACCATGAGACCCTGCTGGCGCAGAACGGCTTTTATACAAAGCTTTATAACAGCCAGTTTGAGGGAAACGAATAG